In Candidatus Atribacteria bacterium ADurb.Bin276, one DNA window encodes the following:
- the hspR gene encoding putative heat shock protein HspR, which translates to MVKNNQKDEYFIISVVAQMTNLHPQTLRYYEKMGILRPNRSQGNIRLYSYQDVERVRQIKALTQDMGVNLAGVEIILRLTEQIEAIQGQWEKEREKMRNRIKDLEGRISKGGEILL; encoded by the coding sequence ATGGTAAAAAATAACCAAAAGGATGAATATTTCATAATCAGTGTGGTTGCTCAAATGACCAACCTGCATCCTCAAACTCTCCGGTATTATGAAAAAATGGGAATACTTAGACCTAATCGAAGTCAAGGAAATATCCGGTTGTATTCCTATCAAGATGTTGAAAGAGTGAGACAGATCAAAGCTTTAACTCAAGATATGGGAGTCAATTTAGCTGGAGTTGAAATAATCCTGAGATTAACTGAACAAATAGAAGCTATTCAAGGTCAATGGGAAAAAGAAAGAGAGAAAATGAGAAATCGAATCAAGGATTTAGAGGGAAGAATTTCGAAGGGTGGTGAGATTTTGTTATGA